The window CAAGAACAGTAGTAGTAACAGGAGTAGAAATGTTTAGAAAGATTCTAGACGAAGCACAAGCAGGAGACAATATAGGAGCACTACTAAGAGGAGTACAAAGAACAGAAATAGAAAGAGGGCAAGTACTAGCAAAACCAGGTAGTATAACACCACATACAAAATTCGAAGCAGAAGTATATGTATTGACAAAAGAAGAAGGTGGAAGACATACACCATTCTTTAATGGATATAGACCACAATTTTACTTTAGAACAACAGACGTAACAGGGAACATAGAACTAGAAGAAGGAACAGAAATGGTAATGCCAGGAGATAACGCTAAATTCTTCATCGAATTAATCACACCAATAGCAATGGAAGAAGGATTAAGATTTGCTATTCGTGAAGGTGGAAGAACTGTAGGAGCAGGAGTTGTTTCAAAGATCATTAAGTAGTTTATAGAAAATATTGAATTAGATATTGAAGGAAGGGGTAACCCTTCTTTTAATATCTAAACTAAAAATATATAAAAAAAATAAAAAAATTTATAAAAAAGCCTTGAGTTTTAGCACAATATACTATAAAATAAAGAAGTGTGTAATTTTTGACATTGCGATGATGCAAAAGGTTGCTGATCTTAAATTCAGGGAATTTTTGCTGAGA is drawn from Sporanaerobacter acetigenes DSM 13106 and contains these coding sequences:
- a CDS encoding EF-Tu C-terminal domain-related protein, which encodes RTVVVTGVEMFRKILDEAQAGDNIGALLRGVQRTEIERGQVLAKPGSITPHTKFEAEVYVLTKEEGGRHTPFFNGYRPQFYFRTTDVTGNIELEEGTEMVMPGDNAKFFIELITPIAMEEGLRFAIREGGRTVGAGVVSKIIK